A region from the Lentimonas sp. CC4 genome encodes:
- a CDS encoding SLBB domain-containing protein, whose product MFVTIKRWALLSAVLLSSLCQVRAQVAEVVDSAVQVADARVAVAANSPTQMALLDDDWELQIGDRLVYKVLEEQEEGQLLAVNGNGELMVPLLGSIPAEGKTSKNLAFEIKKQLEVDFFNRATVLITQREVDRNRGRVKVIGQVNRQGEQLIPADSPLTLSQAILASGGFTLHADQSKVSVVSAGQENARLEVDLGAMLSSGDLSKDPILNSGDVVIVAQADHAGSQVYVLGAVNAPGLYSIRGSQFTLSQVILMAEGFTRFARKNKVRLVSKDEKGEKVESLVNIDKILDGGDRSEDPIVKPGDMIIVDEKMISFSG is encoded by the coding sequence ATGTTTGTAACAATTAAGCGATGGGCGCTGTTAAGTGCTGTTCTACTATCGAGTCTGTGTCAGGTGCGTGCCCAAGTTGCGGAGGTGGTGGATTCCGCAGTGCAAGTTGCAGATGCTAGAGTGGCCGTTGCTGCTAATTCGCCGACTCAAATGGCGTTGCTTGATGACGACTGGGAGCTACAGATCGGAGATCGTTTGGTCTATAAAGTTTTGGAAGAACAGGAGGAAGGACAACTGCTTGCAGTCAATGGAAACGGCGAATTGATGGTGCCTCTGCTGGGCTCAATTCCAGCAGAAGGAAAGACGAGTAAAAACTTGGCCTTCGAAATTAAAAAACAATTGGAGGTGGATTTTTTTAACCGAGCGACGGTGTTGATTACGCAGCGTGAGGTAGACCGTAACCGAGGTCGGGTTAAGGTGATTGGCCAAGTCAACCGTCAAGGCGAGCAACTGATTCCGGCTGATTCGCCGCTGACACTGAGCCAGGCGATTCTGGCTAGTGGTGGTTTTACCCTGCATGCCGATCAGTCAAAGGTGAGTGTGGTTTCGGCTGGGCAAGAAAATGCACGTTTAGAAGTGGATCTTGGAGCGATGCTTTCGAGCGGTGATCTGTCTAAGGATCCAATCTTGAATTCTGGTGATGTCGTCATTGTTGCGCAAGCAGACCACGCGGGGAGTCAGGTGTATGTGCTGGGTGCGGTGAATGCTCCTGGGCTATATTCGATTCGAGGTAGTCAATTTACGCTCAGCCAAGTGATCTTAATGGCCGAGGGGTTTACTCGGTTTGCTCGGAAAAATAAGGTTCGTTTAGTCTCGAAGGACGAAAAAGGCGAAAAGGTCGAGTCCTTGGTAAATATTGATAAAATACTCGATGGAGGTGATCGCAGTGAAGATCCGATCGTGAAGCCAGGGGATATGATTATAGTAGATGAGAAGATGATCAGCTTTAGTGGGTGA
- a CDS encoding polysaccharide biosynthesis tyrosine autokinase, which produces MDDLFQDEKHTKTVDYTELFQQIVYRTKIVLRRYWWVIPLAVALGVCAKAVQSHFKEPFYLSKAQMIVSGRIDLPENDVYAEERDNFFGTQIELMLSEQVQVRAVERIRLSNPELDAALRETEAYQVNGLNSLDIEAYVKRDTSIFVLRAYTPHAEYTQAYLDAVMEEYINRRVEMRSKTSERTYDAIVAQLQILEKEVDEGEDAIVEFQQRNNIVFIQEQGSAAGVYLAELKREVAELNTESRSLTSILNENPQQKSLLIDQLQGAGRGEAPSSEAFNGGGVDENQKYIQSKEQLQLLHAQLDEFSIYLKPKHPKIIGLKNQIERTENQLKIHRAQALERIAERQQVVGNQIKNLNAEIEIWEKTALENGRLIAEFERLQSRLKRSKEAYASSQDSLRAIDTNQNLQQDTVSILVNARKPVPAGVGLVRQFAMGGLFGFVLAGGVLFLLGALDNRILSANELSAQFQHPLIGAIPYEKVNEGDVHSVLLRKNDDRYVFAEACRNLRTSVFFMGDEHVKPSVFAVTSAVPSEGKSTVAANLAVALSFAHSKVLLVDADLRRGRLHHLLKLNRENGFSDILDGRLTLDTALQSSRYEHLDFVSIGGYPDHPAELLMSENMDAFIREARERYDFVIFDTAPILATDDTSGFAGKVDAVLFTIRCAYTQVRQIKPAMARLRERNIDVSGLILNYVDAMQPGYYYYKYSEYYTDSKSGSSSSSKTTST; this is translated from the coding sequence ATGGACGATTTATTTCAGGATGAAAAACACACAAAGACGGTCGATTACACGGAGCTATTTCAGCAAATTGTTTATCGAACGAAGATCGTGTTGCGCCGCTATTGGTGGGTGATTCCTCTGGCGGTGGCTCTAGGGGTCTGCGCTAAAGCGGTCCAGAGTCATTTTAAAGAGCCGTTCTATCTGTCAAAGGCTCAAATGATTGTCAGTGGTCGGATTGATTTACCTGAGAATGACGTGTATGCAGAGGAGCGTGATAACTTCTTTGGGACTCAAATCGAGCTCATGTTGAGCGAGCAGGTGCAGGTGCGGGCCGTTGAGCGTATACGTTTATCAAATCCTGAATTGGACGCTGCGTTGAGGGAGACTGAGGCGTATCAGGTCAATGGATTGAACTCGTTGGATATCGAAGCGTATGTAAAGCGAGACACGTCGATCTTTGTCCTTCGAGCGTATACTCCGCACGCTGAATATACTCAGGCATATTTGGATGCGGTGATGGAGGAATACATCAACCGACGAGTGGAAATGCGCTCGAAGACCTCGGAGCGAACCTATGATGCGATTGTTGCGCAGTTGCAGATACTGGAGAAAGAAGTGGATGAGGGGGAAGATGCGATTGTCGAATTTCAGCAGCGTAACAATATCGTCTTTATTCAGGAGCAAGGTTCCGCTGCGGGAGTGTATCTTGCTGAGTTGAAACGTGAAGTCGCAGAGTTGAATACCGAGAGCCGCTCGTTGACTTCGATTCTCAATGAGAATCCACAGCAAAAGAGTTTGTTGATCGATCAGTTACAGGGGGCAGGTCGCGGGGAGGCGCCCTCGAGCGAGGCGTTTAATGGTGGAGGCGTCGATGAGAATCAGAAATATATACAGAGCAAAGAGCAGTTGCAGTTGTTACATGCCCAGTTGGATGAATTCTCAATTTATTTAAAGCCGAAGCATCCGAAAATAATCGGTCTTAAAAATCAGATTGAGCGCACTGAGAATCAATTGAAAATACATCGCGCTCAGGCGCTGGAGCGTATTGCAGAGCGTCAGCAGGTGGTCGGGAATCAGATCAAGAATCTCAATGCAGAGATTGAAATCTGGGAAAAGACCGCGCTGGAAAATGGGCGTTTGATTGCTGAATTCGAACGTTTGCAGTCACGCCTGAAGCGTTCAAAGGAGGCGTATGCGAGTAGCCAGGACTCACTGCGTGCGATTGATACGAATCAGAATCTACAACAAGACACAGTTTCGATTTTGGTGAATGCGCGTAAGCCAGTCCCTGCAGGGGTAGGTCTTGTGCGTCAATTTGCGATGGGAGGCTTGTTTGGATTCGTCTTGGCTGGCGGCGTGCTTTTTCTGTTGGGTGCACTGGATAATCGAATTTTGTCTGCGAATGAGTTAAGTGCGCAGTTTCAGCATCCCTTGATCGGGGCGATTCCCTATGAGAAGGTAAATGAGGGGGATGTGCACTCGGTGTTGTTGCGTAAGAATGATGATCGCTATGTGTTTGCAGAGGCTTGTCGTAACCTGAGGACGTCCGTGTTCTTTATGGGGGATGAGCATGTGAAGCCTAGTGTTTTTGCTGTGACGAGTGCGGTGCCTTCAGAGGGGAAGTCCACTGTAGCGGCGAACTTGGCTGTGGCATTATCCTTTGCACATTCGAAGGTCTTACTCGTAGATGCTGACTTACGTCGTGGGCGTCTGCACCATTTACTTAAGTTGAACCGAGAGAATGGGTTTTCTGATATTTTAGATGGCCGACTGACACTCGATACTGCGCTGCAATCGAGTCGTTATGAGCATTTAGATTTCGTCTCTATTGGTGGGTATCCCGATCATCCGGCTGAATTGCTGATGAGTGAGAATATGGATGCGTTTATCCGCGAGGCGAGAGAGCGGTATGATTTTGTTATCTTTGATACGGCGCCGATACTTGCGACTGATGATACGTCTGGATTTGCAGGGAAGGTCGATGCTGTATTGTTTACGATTCGGTGTGCATATACTCAGGTTCGTCAGATCAAACCCGCGATGGCTCGTCTGCGTGAGCGTAATATCGATGTTTCAGGGTTGATCCTTAACTATGTCGATGCGATGCAGCCGGGGTATTACTACTACAAATATTCGGAGTATTATACTGATTCAAAAAGTGGTAGTAGCTCGTCTTCTAAAACTACCAGCACCTAA
- a CDS encoding glycine zipper 2TM domain-containing protein, which translates to MKNTTRALSLSALVALSTIAMTGCDTASQGGKTYTRGQAQQQMNVQYGVLLNVAAVTIEPETTGGGAVVGAATGGIAGSMLGNGRGSTLAAMGGALAGAAVGAKSEKNMRTVAGHELEVELQDGRILVIVQEADDAFLKGDSVRVITDNKGVSRVRQ; encoded by the coding sequence ATGAAAAACACAACTCGCGCTCTTTCTCTTTCTGCACTAGTGGCTCTTTCAACCATCGCCATGACAGGCTGTGACACGGCCAGTCAAGGCGGCAAAACATACACACGTGGCCAAGCCCAACAACAGATGAATGTCCAGTATGGTGTGCTACTCAATGTTGCAGCAGTCACCATCGAACCTGAGACAACAGGTGGTGGCGCAGTAGTTGGTGCTGCAACAGGCGGCATCGCAGGCTCGATGCTAGGCAACGGCCGCGGCAGCACGCTCGCAGCCATGGGGGGCGCACTGGCAGGGGCAGCAGTTGGGGCAAAGTCTGAGAAAAACATGCGCACAGTCGCAGGCCACGAGCTCGAAGTCGAACTCCAGGACGGCCGTATCTTAGTCATCGTCCAAGAAGCCGATGATGCCTTCCTCAAAGGTGACAGCGTGCGCGTCATCACCGACAACAAGGGCGTCAGCCGCGTTCGTCAGTAA
- a CDS encoding outer membrane beta-barrel protein encodes MTAPLFQIVRHISGSYTAAILLGSVLALPLSAQIYGIPDFAPFVLDQRVEREDYNLRVGPVMVDVVGTFEVEYNDNIGYSENNELSDFILKPGVLFGLKWQVNEDNELDLNLGAEYWHYVDHNKYNNVSNQVSLSPDTELSYRVLVGDMVFRVFDRLEYSFDTADAVVVDRNGNVDEGADPTSFARYQNTFGLQSEWFIGENVFAAQLSREDIWSPDDEYEYINSEVYKIALNVERDLAANFMVGVGTSYATFDYDKDVNNDGSEFSIGPYIDWNITEVIGLYAGLSWNHLDYDSGGEADNTRYGNDDQPSHFTWTTRLSHMVNEVFNHQLEWYRAITGGTTSNYNEIDGVRYTAAYNLTERVRLDGTVGYEENDSSGGLINDDFDRWVCGLSTELVLGPRLTAELGYRYTDKDSDAEFQSYDQNQFRLLLKYDF; translated from the coding sequence GTGACTGCTCCACTATTCCAAATCGTTCGACATATCAGCGGGTCTTATACTGCTGCGATCCTGCTTGGTTCTGTTCTGGCGCTTCCGCTTTCAGCTCAAATTTACGGAATTCCAGATTTCGCACCCTTCGTATTAGATCAGCGGGTTGAGCGTGAAGATTATAATCTCCGAGTTGGCCCAGTTATGGTTGATGTTGTCGGCACTTTCGAAGTCGAATATAACGACAATATTGGCTATTCAGAAAATAATGAGTTGTCTGATTTTATTTTGAAGCCGGGGGTTCTGTTTGGTTTAAAATGGCAGGTGAATGAAGACAATGAGCTGGATTTGAACCTTGGGGCGGAATATTGGCACTACGTAGATCACAATAAGTATAATAATGTGTCTAATCAGGTGTCGTTGTCGCCAGACACAGAATTGTCCTACCGAGTTTTGGTCGGTGACATGGTTTTTCGTGTGTTTGATCGGCTTGAATATTCATTCGATACTGCCGATGCGGTTGTCGTTGATCGTAATGGGAATGTAGACGAAGGGGCGGATCCGACTTCGTTTGCTCGTTATCAAAATACCTTTGGCCTTCAATCTGAATGGTTTATTGGTGAGAATGTCTTTGCGGCTCAGTTGAGTCGGGAAGATATCTGGAGCCCGGATGATGAGTATGAATATATTAATAGTGAGGTGTATAAGATCGCGTTGAATGTGGAGCGTGATTTGGCTGCGAATTTTATGGTTGGTGTGGGCACTTCGTATGCGACGTTTGATTATGATAAGGATGTGAATAATGATGGATCTGAGTTTTCCATTGGCCCGTATATCGATTGGAATATTACAGAGGTGATTGGTTTGTATGCTGGATTGTCATGGAATCATCTGGATTATGATTCTGGTGGAGAGGCTGATAACACAAGGTATGGAAATGATGATCAGCCGAGCCACTTTACTTGGACCACGCGCCTCAGTCATATGGTGAATGAAGTATTTAATCACCAACTTGAGTGGTATCGTGCGATCACTGGTGGCACCACATCGAACTACAACGAGATCGACGGTGTTCGCTATACTGCTGCGTATAACCTTACCGAACGCGTCCGTCTCGATGGCACCGTTGGTTATGAGGAAAACGACAGCTCGGGTGGCTTGATTAATGACGACTTCGATCGCTGGGTCTGCGGGCTTTCAACTGAATTAGTTCTGGGGCCGAGGTTAACGGCAGAATTGGGCTACCGTTATACGGATAAAGATTCGGATGCAGAGTTTCAAAGTTATGATCAAAATCAGTTTCGTCTTCTCTTAAAATATGACTTTTAA
- a CDS encoding O-antigen ligase family protein, producing MPEPKGAPAICKGFILGLLGVCVLILLGGGHHVHALGFALVLPGVALLLRPPTRSLGKWLDVGLFGLLGSLLFAFLPMFYWKTPAWRTTAVDVFGFELPWSLSVQPWISFEAFLLAVAGFSWLYAASSWKVNYSGRKWIYFWLSCLIAVFAVVVLVGNLFGLRYPGAESATAFSFFPNRNQTSDFIAIGGVLTFSYAMEGLRGRRLIQLVGFVGSFLCLAALIYGVSRAGVLLYFGGIGLWFVFSLRRSVMSLFLKVGVPVVLLVFSVFITSHEPAVERATKYLSSPSEWGQGNRMLIMHDAVDMIQAAPLTGHGVGNFEEVFPQYRDVSRNYQRAVHPESDLFWLGAEGGLIAVFFLGLLIVSYFRKCRTSRSGRSGAFRMIALTGVVLFLVHGLFDVSGHRPGTAYFAILFATLALPRATSAPRATFKPVVWRSVGGVLLLFGGLWILGGLFGLPTHSSVALDIQEQRATESSAVADLDRAEGAIDKVIALQPLSWRGYFQRAQIGLSRGDLRSEVAQDFRRARFAEPNIGMIAYEEGLAWLPYDVNRTVSAWREALIRYVDSKEDLYRRMLEKASKNDALMEGMIEMSQVDATDRARLLLFLSGSAFKREIEKELRAEASLARFTREDRTAILRRWADVGESDQLEAYLEEYGDTLDSTWLLYAMLRQHQARYKEAVDLMRKGLPAPQIPEVKIDLSRIDRLKRGFFAASSDLSKGTALMRYYIENEEYSEALLIVNQILKQSNPPRYVYYWRAEILYKLQHYSESWYAFEDYWKQTQ from the coding sequence TTGCCAGAGCCTAAAGGTGCGCCTGCTATCTGTAAGGGCTTCATCTTGGGCTTGCTGGGCGTGTGCGTTTTAATCCTGCTTGGAGGTGGGCATCATGTGCATGCGTTGGGATTCGCTCTGGTCTTGCCGGGAGTAGCTTTGCTGTTACGCCCTCCGACACGTAGCCTTGGTAAGTGGCTGGATGTGGGGCTGTTTGGTTTATTGGGCTCTCTATTGTTCGCTTTCTTGCCCATGTTTTATTGGAAGACTCCAGCGTGGAGGACGACTGCGGTTGATGTTTTTGGGTTCGAATTGCCGTGGAGCTTGTCGGTGCAACCGTGGATTAGCTTTGAGGCCTTCTTGTTGGCTGTGGCTGGTTTTAGTTGGTTGTATGCGGCATCCAGTTGGAAGGTGAACTATTCGGGGCGGAAGTGGATATACTTTTGGCTGTCCTGCTTGATTGCTGTCTTCGCCGTGGTGGTTTTGGTGGGTAATCTTTTTGGGTTGCGCTATCCTGGGGCAGAATCTGCGACTGCGTTTAGTTTTTTCCCGAACCGCAACCAGACGTCTGACTTTATTGCGATTGGGGGAGTGCTGACGTTTAGCTATGCGATGGAGGGCTTGAGGGGGCGTAGGCTGATTCAACTGGTTGGCTTTGTTGGATCGTTCTTATGTTTGGCTGCGCTGATCTATGGGGTGTCGCGAGCGGGAGTGCTATTGTATTTCGGCGGCATTGGTTTGTGGTTTGTCTTTAGTCTGCGTCGTTCGGTTATGTCGTTGTTCTTAAAGGTCGGTGTTCCAGTCGTGCTGCTGGTCTTCAGCGTTTTCATTACGAGCCATGAACCGGCTGTGGAGCGTGCGACGAAGTATCTATCGTCTCCGTCAGAGTGGGGGCAGGGCAACCGAATGTTGATCATGCATGATGCGGTGGATATGATTCAAGCCGCGCCGTTGACTGGGCACGGAGTGGGGAATTTTGAAGAGGTGTTCCCTCAGTATCGTGATGTGTCGCGCAATTATCAGCGGGCGGTTCACCCTGAAAGTGATTTATTTTGGTTGGGTGCTGAGGGTGGTTTAATTGCAGTGTTCTTTTTGGGGCTCTTGATTGTATCGTATTTTAGAAAATGCCGAACTTCTAGGTCAGGGCGCAGTGGTGCATTTCGTATGATTGCGTTGACGGGGGTGGTTTTATTTTTGGTGCACGGTTTGTTTGATGTGTCGGGGCATCGCCCAGGGACTGCTTATTTTGCGATTTTATTTGCGACGCTGGCCTTGCCGCGTGCGACTTCTGCGCCGCGTGCCACCTTTAAGCCTGTGGTTTGGCGCAGTGTGGGAGGTGTTTTGCTGCTCTTCGGCGGGCTTTGGATTCTCGGGGGTCTGTTTGGACTGCCGACGCATTCGTCCGTGGCGTTGGATATTCAAGAGCAGCGTGCGACTGAGAGTAGTGCTGTGGCGGATCTAGATCGAGCTGAGGGTGCGATAGATAAAGTGATTGCGTTGCAACCGTTGAGTTGGCGTGGGTATTTTCAGCGTGCTCAGATCGGCTTGTCGCGTGGTGACCTGCGATCAGAGGTCGCTCAAGATTTTCGTCGTGCTCGCTTTGCGGAGCCAAATATTGGGATGATTGCTTATGAGGAGGGGCTGGCATGGCTACCTTATGATGTGAATCGCACCGTGTCTGCATGGCGCGAGGCGTTGATTCGTTATGTCGATTCGAAGGAGGATCTTTATCGCAGAATGCTGGAGAAGGCCTCTAAGAATGATGCGTTGATGGAGGGCATGATTGAAATGTCTCAAGTCGATGCGACTGATCGGGCGCGCTTGCTGCTGTTCTTGTCTGGTTCGGCGTTTAAGCGAGAAATAGAGAAAGAGCTGCGTGCGGAGGCGTCGTTGGCGCGGTTTACGAGGGAGGACCGGACAGCAATATTGAGACGATGGGCTGATGTTGGAGAGTCGGATCAGCTGGAAGCATATCTGGAAGAGTATGGTGATACCTTGGACTCGACTTGGTTGTTATATGCCATGCTTCGTCAACATCAGGCTCGGTATAAGGAGGCTGTGGATTTGATGCGGAAGGGGCTTCCCGCGCCGCAAATTCCCGAGGTGAAAATTGACTTGAGCAGAATTGATCGCCTGAAGCGCGGCTTCTTTGCTGCATCAAGCGATTTGTCGAAGGGCACTGCATTGATGAGGTATTATATAGAAAACGAGGAATACTCGGAGGCGCTACTTATTGTTAATCAAATACTCAAGCAATCGAACCCGCCAAGATATGTGTATTACTGGCGTGCTGAGATTCTCTATAAGTTACAGCACTATTCTGAGAGCTGGTATGCGTTTGAGGACTATTGGAAGCAGACTCAGTAG
- a CDS encoding AAA family ATPase, with translation MADNNSNDQTITGVLERIIFFNEENAYCVAEVSVANGKRPVTVLGPLPGVQCGETLQLNGQWTRHATHGDQFKVGSFKSQLPASVHGIRKYLGSGLIHGIGKSYAKKIVDHFGADTLQIISEDSGRLHEIPGIGKTRAKSIKAAWDEQSAVRDVMMFLQTYGITPSQCVRLVKKYGNATKRILQDEPYKLAEDIERIGFKTADKIALNLGFPTNSKERIDAGIVHTMRTLEDEGHTLGTEQMILEHATKLLGVDPVDIQRRIHGLTDAKKLLAIKAYDEKNEFIGPACQIPTTASAEKRIAESIARIHSTAATLPPIKLEPAIEWAQQKAGFAFADQQAEALRKTLTCKVSIITGGPGTGKTTILRAVVDILRAKRTRILLASPTGRAAQRLAEASGAPASTIHRLLKYDGATRTFTYNEDNPLPCDLLILDETSMLDTRLAASLMQAVPSSAHLLLVGDADQLPSVGAGNILGDLMAAPPATVTRLDTIYRQGKESGIVTTAHGILKGECHPGSTYRSLRDLQASNDFSFIEANTPEQCVKAIIYLARDYIPKHHKVNAVRDIQVMSPMHRGTGGITVLNTEIQEALNSKSAAESKLRSDPDYAPAKQTHFREQTRKPLPAEIPYGSSTFRIGDKVIQTRNNYDKNVFNGDMGIIRAIAADSSGLTIEFSGETIEYTKGELSEVQLAYCISIHKSQGSEYPVVIIPLLKQHFMLLQRNLVYTGITRARQKVYLVGSLDAYAMAIKNNDQQIRRTHLRRRLRRAVEDSQKISEE, from the coding sequence ATGGCAGACAACAACTCAAACGACCAAACCATCACCGGCGTCCTCGAACGGATCATCTTCTTCAATGAAGAGAATGCCTATTGCGTGGCTGAGGTCAGTGTCGCCAACGGCAAACGCCCAGTCACCGTCCTCGGACCACTGCCCGGCGTGCAATGCGGCGAAACACTGCAACTCAACGGCCAATGGACGCGCCACGCCACACATGGTGACCAATTTAAAGTCGGCAGCTTCAAATCCCAGCTTCCCGCCTCCGTCCATGGCATCCGTAAATACCTAGGCAGCGGCCTCATTCACGGCATCGGTAAATCCTACGCCAAAAAAATAGTCGACCACTTCGGAGCCGACACCCTGCAGATCATTAGCGAAGACTCTGGCCGACTCCATGAGATCCCCGGCATCGGCAAAACACGCGCAAAATCCATTAAAGCCGCGTGGGACGAGCAAAGTGCCGTGCGCGACGTCATGATGTTTCTGCAGACCTATGGCATCACCCCCTCGCAATGCGTGCGACTCGTCAAGAAATACGGCAATGCCACCAAGCGCATTCTACAAGACGAGCCCTACAAGCTCGCCGAAGACATCGAACGCATCGGTTTCAAAACGGCCGATAAAATCGCCCTCAACCTAGGCTTCCCCACCAACTCGAAAGAACGCATCGATGCAGGTATCGTCCACACCATGCGCACCCTCGAAGACGAAGGCCATACGCTAGGCACCGAGCAAATGATCCTCGAACACGCCACCAAGCTCCTCGGCGTCGATCCGGTCGATATTCAACGTCGTATTCATGGGTTGACCGACGCAAAAAAGCTGCTCGCCATCAAAGCATACGACGAGAAAAACGAATTCATCGGACCCGCTTGCCAAATTCCGACCACTGCCAGCGCCGAGAAACGCATCGCAGAGTCCATCGCCCGCATCCACAGCACCGCAGCTACATTGCCACCGATCAAACTGGAGCCAGCGATCGAATGGGCGCAACAAAAAGCCGGCTTTGCATTTGCCGATCAACAAGCCGAAGCACTGCGTAAGACACTCACCTGCAAGGTTTCCATTATCACCGGTGGCCCCGGCACAGGAAAAACCACCATCCTCCGAGCAGTCGTCGACATTCTCCGCGCCAAGCGCACCCGCATCCTGCTCGCCTCACCCACAGGCCGCGCCGCTCAACGCCTAGCCGAAGCCTCAGGCGCGCCCGCCAGCACCATTCACCGCTTGCTCAAATACGACGGAGCGACACGCACTTTCACTTACAACGAAGACAACCCACTACCTTGCGACCTACTGATTCTCGACGAAACCAGTATGCTCGACACACGCCTAGCCGCCAGCTTGATGCAAGCCGTGCCCAGTAGCGCACATTTGTTACTGGTTGGTGATGCCGACCAACTTCCCTCCGTTGGGGCAGGTAATATTCTCGGCGACCTCATGGCCGCACCACCCGCCACCGTCACTCGACTCGACACCATTTACCGCCAAGGCAAAGAAAGCGGCATCGTCACCACCGCCCACGGCATCCTCAAGGGCGAGTGCCACCCTGGCTCCACCTACCGCAGCCTGCGTGACCTACAAGCCTCCAACGACTTCAGCTTCATCGAAGCCAACACACCCGAACAATGCGTCAAGGCCATCATCTATCTCGCACGGGATTACATCCCCAAACACCACAAAGTAAACGCAGTCCGTGACATTCAAGTCATGTCCCCCATGCACCGTGGCACTGGAGGCATCACCGTGCTCAACACCGAGATCCAAGAAGCGCTCAACTCAAAATCCGCCGCCGAGTCCAAACTGCGCTCCGACCCCGACTACGCTCCTGCCAAACAAACACATTTCCGCGAGCAGACCCGCAAGCCACTCCCCGCCGAAATCCCCTACGGCAGCAGCACCTTTCGCATCGGCGACAAAGTGATCCAAACCCGCAACAACTACGACAAAAACGTCTTCAACGGCGACATGGGCATCATCCGCGCGATCGCCGCAGACAGTTCAGGGCTTACCATCGAATTCTCAGGCGAGACGATTGAATATACTAAAGGCGAACTCTCCGAAGTCCAACTCGCCTACTGCATCTCTATTCACAAGAGCCAAGGCAGC
- the gltS gene encoding sodium/glutamate symporter, protein MELEMLTTFNLGIIVLFIGKLLSTRFSILRRYNIPEPVSSGLLICLITFVLYLTTGIEISFDLHARDVLLIYFFAGIGLNSDLRSLLSGGLPLVILLSATIVFMFLQNIAGVGVASLFGLDGAVGVLGGTTSLIGGHGTAIAWTPVYVEQYGITNASEIGIACATFGLVLASLMGGPIANILIKRHKLEPKTCEQPDVGLTHNHEHTKVDMYSILSAWLILNLCLTLGAAIQQGLESAGLDLPLFVCCLFGGIILTNTVPRLFPKLKWPSGTPALALMSDVALGMFLAMSLMSLQLWTLTDLAGPIVAILGVQFILAFCFALFVVFRLMGRDYEAAVICSGFGGISLGSTPTAMANMTAVSKRYGAAHKAFIIVPLVCGFFVDIANALIIQVFLNWFA, encoded by the coding sequence ATGGAATTAGAAATGCTCACCACATTCAACCTCGGCATCATTGTCTTATTTATAGGCAAGCTGCTGAGCACCCGTTTCTCCATCTTACGGCGCTACAATATTCCCGAGCCAGTCAGTAGCGGATTATTAATCTGCTTGATTACATTCGTGCTCTACCTGACCACTGGCATTGAAATCTCGTTCGACCTACACGCACGCGATGTGCTGCTTATCTACTTCTTCGCAGGCATCGGCCTCAACTCGGATCTGCGCTCTCTCCTTTCTGGCGGCCTGCCTCTAGTTATTTTATTGAGTGCCACCATCGTATTCATGTTTCTGCAAAACATCGCAGGAGTCGGAGTCGCCTCACTCTTCGGCCTAGACGGTGCGGTTGGCGTGCTTGGCGGCACCACCTCGCTCATCGGCGGACACGGCACCGCAATTGCATGGACCCCGGTCTACGTGGAGCAATACGGGATCACCAATGCTTCGGAAATCGGAATCGCCTGCGCAACTTTTGGCCTAGTGCTCGCCTCCCTAATGGGTGGCCCCATCGCGAATATCCTCATCAAGCGCCACAAATTGGAGCCCAAAACCTGCGAGCAGCCAGACGTTGGACTCACACACAACCATGAACACACAAAAGTGGACATGTATTCCATCCTCAGTGCTTGGCTGATACTCAACCTATGCCTGACTCTAGGAGCTGCGATTCAGCAAGGCTTAGAAAGTGCAGGCCTAGACTTACCGCTATTTGTATGCTGCCTCTTCGGTGGAATTATTTTGACCAATACCGTGCCTCGACTGTTTCCTAAGCTAAAATGGCCATCAGGCACTCCTGCCCTTGCCCTGATGTCGGACGTCGCTCTTGGAATGTTCCTAGCAATGTCTTTAATGAGTCTACAACTCTGGACCCTGACTGACCTTGCAGGGCCGATTGTCGCCATCCTCGGCGTGCAATTCATACTCGCATTCTGCTTTGCCCTCTTTGTGGTGTTCCGCCTCATGGGACGCGATTACGAAGCCGCCGTGATATGCTCGGGCTTTGGAGGCATCTCACTCGGCTCCACTCCGACTGCGATGGCAAATATGACGGCGGTCTCGAAACGCTATGGAGCAGCTCACAAAGCGTTCATAATAGTGCCTCTAGTCTGCGGTTTCTTCGTAGATATCGCCAATGCACTGATTATTCAGGTATTCCTTAATTGGTTCGCTTGA